A region of the Verrucomicrobiota bacterium genome:
AATTCCTGAAGATGGAGGACTGGCCCTGGAAGGACTTGGTCTGGTACGGGGTCATTCCAATGCGGCAACTGGCTGGGCCATTGGCCCTGGGATGGGGAGGCATCCAGAGACGGCGACCTTGGTGGAAGAGATTTTGAAACTCAGTGATGCCCCCGTCCTGCTCGACGCAGATGCACTTCGATCGGGGTTGGCTAAGATTGACTGGAAAGGTCGTTCCTGTGTGGTTACGCCCCATGTTGGTGAACTGAACCGTATGCTGGGAAATTCGCTGAGTGAACCGATTGAGGAAACCGTTGTTAAATACTTTGCGAAAAAACACGGATGGGTGACTCTTTTGAAAGGTTCTCCAACTCTTGTCACTGATGGCGAAGTTACCATTTACAGTACTTTCGGCGGCCCCGTTTTAGCCAGGGGCGGTAGTGGAGATATTTTGTCGGGCCTGATTGGTGGCCGGATTGCTATCCCGGAGGCAGACTTCCTGAATTCGGTTTTGGAAGGAGCAGCCTGGCATGGTTGGGCAGCGGATCGACTCGCAAGAAGCCAGGGGCAGTCTTCGGCAAAATCGACCGACATTTTAAGTTTTCTTTAGAGATCTAATCTGGCAGGGTCTGGACTGATTCTCTCCCATGGCAACTCTGGATCGAACCAACGCTTTTATTGTTCTGAATGGACTCCCTAATATCGGACCCATCACGCTGCGCCGTTTGTTGGACGCGTTTCAAGGTGATCCCCTTTCGATATTCAATGCAAGCCCAAGCCAATTGAAGGCGGTCCAGGGGGTAGGGGATGCGGTGGTCAGCACTTTACGCAATTGGAAAGACCTGCTGAATTTGGAAAAGCAATTGGAGCGAATGGAGAAGTCAGGTATCCGCTTTGTTGTGACCGCGGCAGATGAGTACCCTCCCATGTTGAAGGAGATTTATGATCCCCCCATCGGTCTTTACTGGAAAGGCGACTATGTGCTGGATCGACCAACTGTGGCAATTGTCGGAAGCCGAAAGACCACCCTTTATGGGCGGCATGTCGCCCGGAAATTAGGCCGCGAACTTGCTCGTTGCGGATTTTGCGTTGTGAGCGGTGGCGCCCGTGGTGTGGATACCGAAGCGCACAAGGGTGCCCTGGAAGTGGACGGCAAAACCATCGCCGTAATGGGATGTGGAATGGATATTGTTTATCCCGCGGAGAATTTCGATTTGTTCAATGAGATCGCTCAATCGGGCGCGGTAATAAGTGAGTTCCCCTTTGGGCGTCGCGCGGATCGACAAACTTTTCCCATGCGCAATCGCATCGTGAGCGGCATGTGCCAGGCCCTGATTGTGGTTGAATCTGATTTGTATGGAGGAAGTATGAT
Encoded here:
- the dprA gene encoding DNA-processing protein DprA — its product is MATLDRTNAFIVLNGLPNIGPITLRRLLDAFQGDPLSIFNASPSQLKAVQGVGDAVVSTLRNWKDLLNLEKQLERMEKSGIRFVVTAADEYPPMLKEIYDPPIGLYWKGDYVLDRPTVAIVGSRKTTLYGRHVARKLGRELARCGFCVVSGGARGVDTEAHKGALEVDGKTIAVMGCGMDIVYPAENFDLFNEIAQSGAVISEFPFGRRADRQTFPMRNRIVSGMCQALIVVESDLYGGSMISARFAAEQGRTVFAVPGRIDQATSRGCHQLIREGALLLSKPEDVVEELGYLIINQASDEQLDTGPRSDSLSEEEREILSHFSGGEVLDMDRLIDMTGKSSPELASLLMLLELKHLVSKRFDGAFEASVRM